In Leptolyngbya sp. O-77, the genomic window TCGCTAGAAACCGCCTGCGCTTGGGCCGCGCTCGGAGTGGTATGCGCTCTAGCACCCGCACTGCGTTTTTTCAGGTTATGACCTTGGCCAACCCCGTTCCTCAGTCCAGTTTTGAACATCGCCTCTCCTTTACGCCAGTCGGCGCGACCTGTGCCGTTCGCCCACTGGTGTCGCTGGCAGGGTTCACCTCTTACCGAGTGGGTGGGCCAGCAGAATGGTTTGTCTCGCCGCGCACGCTAGACGATTTGCGGGCCTGCTTTGCCTGGGCCACATCAGAAGGGCTGCCCATCACGCTGCTAGGGCTGGGGTCTAACCTGCTGGTGAGCGATCGCGGCTTGCCGGGATTAGTAATCTGCACACGCCGCTTGCGCCAGACTCAGTTCGATGACGCAACGGGGCAGATCATTGCGGCGGCCGGAGAGCCGATCGCCCGTCTGGCCTGGAAAGCAGCCAATCGGGGCTGGGCGGGGCTAGAGTGGGCCGTGGGCATTCCGGGAACCGTGGGTGGCGCAGTAGCCATGAACGCGGGCGCACACCAGGCTTGCACCGCCGATATTTTGGTGAAGGCTCAGCTGGTGACGCAAACGGGTGAAACGCAGGAACTCTCGCCAGCGGATCTAGGCTTTCGCTATCGTACGTCCATTCTTCAAGGCGACACCAGCCGCCTAGTGACCCAGGCAACCTTCCAGCTTCGTCCCGAGGTAGGCGCAGCGGCGGTGACGGCTGAAACTCGCGCCTGCCAAGAGCGCCGCCACTCTACCCAGCCTTACCACTTGCCCAGTTGCGGTAGCGTCTTTCGCAATCCAGAGCCGCATACATCGGGCTGGCTGATCGAGCAAACGGGGTTAAAGGGGTTTCAAATCGGTGGAGCGCAGGTGTCGCCCATGCACGCGAACTTCATTGTGAATTTGGGCAATGCCACCGCCAGCGACGTGTATCGCGTGATTCGGCACGTCCAGGAAAAAGTGTCTCAGCGCTGGGACATTACGCTGGAGCCAGAAGTGAAGATTTGGGGAGAATTTTAGCGGCTCGCGACACGCTAGAACCCGTCAGGGTCGGTCGGGGCGATCGCACTCTTCAGCGGCGACGGCAACTGCGGATTGGTTGCACCGGGCAGCCCATTACCCAGATCAGGATTTGCAGTGCGGATCTGGCGCATCAGCGTCGCCATCTCGATCGCGCTCATGGCGTAGTCCCAGCCCTTATTACTCTTGATGCCTGCCCGCTCTAGCGCTTGCTGCATCGAGTCCGTTGTCAACACGCCAAACACGACCCGGCACACCCGTTTGAAAACGAGGCAGCCGCGATGCCCTTTGACACTTCTCCTGCCACATAGTCAAAATGCGGCGTTTGCCCTTTGATGACTGCGCCGATGCAGATGATCGCGTCATAGCGGCGAGTTAGCGCCAGTTGCCGAGCCACCTGCGGAATCTCAAAAGAACCCGGCACCCAGGCATAATCGACCTGAGTGCCCTGCGGATCTGGATTAATGCCGTGGCGCTTCAGGCAGTCCTGACAGCCCTCCAGCAGCTTACCCGTCACCAAATCGTTGAACCGCCCAATCACGATAGCAAAGCGCAACGACTCGGTTTGGGTAAACGTTCCCTCAAAAACGGCCATGAATTTACCAGACTTGGTTTTCTACACCACGAAATAATTTAAGACACCGACCACAATCACCAGCGCCACCCAGGCAAAAGACCCCAGAAATAGAAGCTGCTTGGACTGATCCCAGTTGCGGGGCGAAGCGTAGGCCACAGGCACGCCCACCACCATCACAAACGACAGCAAGACCAGAGCCGCAAGCGCAAGCTGGAACAAAATGGACATCGCGTTTCCTCCCAACACAGCTAAAGATGAAATGTTATAAGGCAGACTAGAAGCAAACCCCGTGCCCCAATAGCCCCAGTAGTTAAGCTATCAGAAATTGAACCCTCATGGATCTCATCCTCTGCCATACCACGGCTGATTTTGACACGCTGGGTGCGGCGGTGGGCCTGTCGCGGCTGTGGGCAGGGGCGCGGATCGTGCTGACGGGGGGCAGTCATCCTGCGGTCAAACAGTTTCTAGCGCTACACCGAGATGAGTATGCGCTCATCGAGCGGCGGGCGGTGAACCCGCAAAATATTCGGGCGATCGCCGTTGTAGACACACAGTGGCGCGATCGCCTCGGTAAAGCAGCAGAATGGCTGGATCTCCCGGTTGAGATTACAATTTACGACCATCATCCAGAGGGGGG contains:
- the ribH gene encoding 6,7-dimethyl-8-ribityllumazine synthase, coding for MAVFEGTFTQTESLRFAIVIGRFNDLVTGKLLEGCQDCLKRHGINPDPQGTQVDYAWVPGSFEIPQVARQLALTRRYDAIICIGAVIKGQTPHFDYVAGEVSKGIAAASFSNGCAGSCLAC
- a CDS encoding 6,7-dimethyl-8-ribityllumazine synthase; amino-acid sequence: MFGVLTTDSMQQALERAGIKSNKGWDYAMSAIEMATLMRQIRTANPDLGNGLPGATNPQLPSPLKSAIAPTDPDGF
- the psbZ gene encoding photosystem II reaction center protein PsbZ — its product is MSILFQLALAALVLLSFVMVVGVPVAYASPRNWDQSKQLLFLGSFAWVALVIVVGVLNYFVV
- the murB gene encoding UDP-N-acetylmuramate dehydrogenase; the protein is MTLANPVPQSSFEHRLSFTPVGATCAVRPLVSLAGFTSYRVGGPAEWFVSPRTLDDLRACFAWATSEGLPITLLGLGSNLLVSDRGLPGLVICTRRLRQTQFDDATGQIIAAAGEPIARLAWKAANRGWAGLEWAVGIPGTVGGAVAMNAGAHQACTADILVKAQLVTQTGETQELSPADLGFRYRTSILQGDTSRLVTQATFQLRPEVGAAAVTAETRACQERRHSTQPYHLPSCGSVFRNPEPHTSGWLIEQTGLKGFQIGGAQVSPMHANFIVNLGNATASDVYRVIRHVQEKVSQRWDITLEPEVKIWGEF